A window from bacterium encodes these proteins:
- a CDS encoding S46 family peptidase: MRRFPSVLAFCLALAVQAAPDEGMWPISDIHKLPLKDKGLSIDPAAIYNPNGVSLIDAIVMVGGCTGSFVSTEGLILTNHHCAYGAVTAASTAEKDYLQNGFLAATRGEEIPAKSLTVRLIESYRDVSAEVLAAVNEQMDYSARAQAIDRKIKEIVQTAEQAQPGRRAEVAEMFIGKTYVLFLYTNLKDVRLVYVPPRSIGEFGGDEDNWVWPRHTGDFSFMRAYVAPDGSPAEYSPNNVPYHPKTVLRVAPEGVNENDFVFLLGYPGRTYRHQTAAYLAFEEKIRMPYVAELYEWQIQTMEEQGRTDRSIALKHASRIKSLANTMKNYRGKLKGLQRLGLVEQKRAQEQALQAFIAAEAERQQKYGTLLAEITQVYDEMTATAERDLLLQHLTNVSLFRFAFAVYEAGQELQKPDLERLSAYMERNFSASKQNLQQAVTNYHEATDKIFLQEMLLRAARLPANQRLAALADIVATGDPQKSIAKFIQQAYAKSKLNDERFLMACLEKSPQELQKLKDPFLALAQSLYPAYQEMRRQTQRRNGALEKLHGQLIEVKKEFSQADFIPDANRTLRFTYGRIRGYSPADAVYYKPITTLSGVIAKTTGREPFDTPEKLIKLYRAKDYGRFAPPQLQEVPVAVLYNLDTTGGNSGSPLLNARGELVGVNFDRAFEATINDYAWSEDYSRSIAVDIRYVLWVTQKFAGADHLLQEMGIAPVLENH; encoded by the coding sequence CGGCTCGTTCGTTTCGACCGAGGGGCTAATTCTCACCAACCATCATTGTGCCTATGGCGCGGTCACTGCCGCCAGCACCGCGGAAAAAGACTATCTGCAAAACGGCTTTCTCGCCGCCACCCGCGGCGAGGAAATTCCGGCCAAGAGCCTCACCGTGCGTTTGATCGAGTCCTATCGCGACGTTTCCGCGGAGGTGCTGGCCGCGGTCAACGAACAAATGGATTACAGCGCGCGGGCCCAGGCGATCGACCGCAAGATCAAGGAGATCGTGCAAACCGCAGAACAGGCGCAGCCCGGCCGGCGCGCCGAAGTCGCAGAGATGTTCATCGGCAAAACCTACGTGCTGTTTCTCTACACCAATCTCAAAGACGTGCGGCTGGTGTACGTGCCGCCGCGCAGCATCGGCGAATTCGGCGGCGACGAAGACAACTGGGTGTGGCCGCGCCACACCGGCGATTTCTCCTTCATGCGCGCCTATGTGGCGCCGGACGGCTCACCGGCAGAGTATTCGCCCAACAATGTGCCCTATCATCCCAAAACCGTTCTGCGCGTCGCGCCCGAGGGCGTGAACGAAAACGACTTCGTCTTTCTGCTCGGTTATCCCGGACGCACTTACCGCCATCAGACCGCGGCTTATCTCGCCTTCGAAGAAAAGATCCGCATGCCCTACGTCGCCGAACTCTACGAATGGCAGATCCAGACGATGGAAGAGCAGGGCCGCACTGACCGCAGCATCGCGCTCAAGCACGCCAGCCGTATCAAGAGCCTGGCCAACACCATGAAGAATTATCGCGGCAAGCTCAAAGGGCTGCAGCGTCTCGGCCTGGTCGAGCAAAAGCGGGCGCAGGAACAGGCGCTGCAGGCGTTCATTGCCGCTGAGGCCGAACGCCAGCAGAAATACGGCACGCTGCTCGCGGAAATCACGCAGGTCTATGATGAAATGACGGCAACGGCCGAGCGCGATCTGCTGCTGCAACATCTCACCAACGTCTCGCTGTTCCGCTTTGCGTTCGCTGTCTACGAAGCCGGCCAGGAACTGCAAAAGCCGGATTTGGAACGCCTGTCCGCCTACATGGAGCGCAACTTCAGCGCCTCCAAACAAAACCTGCAGCAGGCCGTGACGAACTATCACGAGGCCACCGACAAGATTTTTCTGCAAGAGATGCTGCTGCGCGCCGCCCGGCTGCCGGCGAATCAACGCCTCGCGGCGCTGGCCGATATCGTGGCAACCGGCGATCCGCAAAAGTCGATCGCAAAATTCATCCAGCAGGCGTATGCCAAGAGCAAACTCAACGACGAACGCTTTCTAATGGCCTGCCTGGAAAAATCGCCGCAGGAGTTGCAGAAGCTGAAGGATCCGTTCCTCGCATTGGCACAATCGCTTTATCCCGCGTATCAGGAGATGCGGCGGCAGACGCAACGCCGGAACGGCGCGCTGGAAAAATTGCACGGCCAGCTCATCGAAGTGAAAAAGGAATTCAGCCAGGCCGATTTCATTCCCGATGCCAATCGCACGTTGCGCTTCACCTACGGCCGCATTCGCGGCTATTCCCCGGCTGATGCGGTTTACTACAAACCGATCACCACTTTGTCCGGCGTAATCGCCAAGACCACCGGCCGGGAGCCGTTCGATACGCCGGAGAAGCTCATCAAGCTGTATCGCGCGAAGGATTACGGCCGCTTTGCGCCTCCGCAATTGCAGGAGGTGCCGGTGGCGGTGCTCTACAATCTCGACACCACCGGCGGCAATTCGGGCAGCCCGCTGCTCAATGCCCGCGGCGAGCTGGTGGGCGTAAATTTCGATCGCGCTTTCGAAGCCACGATCAACGACTACGCCTGGAGTGAAGACTACAGCCGTTCGATCGCGGTGGACATTCGCTATGTGTTGTGGGTGACGCAGAAGTTCGCCGGTGCCGATCATCTCCTGCAGGAGATGGGAATTGCGCCGGTGCTCGAAAACCATTGA